Proteins co-encoded in one Medicago truncatula cultivar Jemalong A17 chromosome 8, MtrunA17r5.0-ANR, whole genome shotgun sequence genomic window:
- the LOC25501643 gene encoding BTB/POZ domain-containing protein At3g50780: protein MGDVRLNRVDQGQAKIRNVPIAVTPEGFWCCPSPVVFQKSHKPQNPLNKTKPSSSPPQPQPKTSVQKKPVAVQVTERRGSAPAPSRLVISDDQQCSIGVERSLAGTSLAAERVSSRPKIETMPRKVAIEFGEPGTCDMKVVLLGKQGFSVKLSVHRDVLIEKSSFFSEKISEQSDMSCLQIGDCEDVEIYVETVGLMYCKEMKQRLMKQNVSRILRILKVAEFLGFSSCVQSCLEYLEAVPWVGDEEEEKVVSTVLQLQGEGIGVNPVLKRISSDVSNVPKDTLSHIIELVLKSNEEKGRREMKSIVLKLLRENNSLPSYARSTDSCNDMIYRSCRSCLDSLVSLFKQAAEPTFADKPSDGRDSVVKHIALEADNLSWLLDILVDKQAADEFALLWANQQELAVLHAKLPIVSRYHVSCISGKLYVGIGRGELLPLKDTRQLLLQTWLQPLMSDYNWLQHGCRSFDRKLVEEGIGRTILTLPLEDQQSILLSWVGSFLKTGDSCPNLQRAFEVWWRRTFIRPYVENQGNAVSDSSTMSKKDE from the exons ATGGGTGATGTTAGGCTTAATAGGGTAGATCAAGGACAAGCCAAGATTAGGAATGTTCCAATAGCTGTTACCCCTGAAGGGTTTTGGTGTTGTCCTTCACCTGTTGTGTTTCAGAAAAGTCATAAGCCTCAAAATCCTTTGAATAAAACCAAACCTTCTTCATCACCACCACAACCACAACCTAAAACTAGTGTTCAGAAAAAGCCGGTCGCGGTGCAAGTGACTGAGAGAAGAGGTTCTGCACCTGCACCATCTAGATTGGTGATTTCTGATGATCAACAATGTAGTATTGGTGTAGAAAGGTCTTTAGCCGGAACATCTTTAGCTGCTGAGAGAGTATCTTCTAGACCGAAAATTGAAACCATGCCGCGAAAGGTGGCTATTGAGTTTGGTGAACCTGGAACATGTGATATGAAGGTGGTTTTATTAGGGAAGCAAGGGTTTTCTGTTAAGTTGAGTGTGCATAGGGATGTTCTGATAGAGAAGAGTAGTTTCTTTTCTGAAAAGATTTCGGAGCAATCGGATATGTCTTGTCTTCAAATCGGCGATTGTGAGGATGTTGAAATATATGTTGAAACTGTTGGTTTGATGTACTGCAAGGAAATGAAACAGAGGCTTATGAAACAGAATGTTTCTCGCATTCTTCGAATTCTTAAG GTTGCAGAATTCCTTGGCTTCAGCTCGTGTGTCCAATCATGCTTGGAGTATTTGGAGGCTGTCCCATGGgttggagatgaagaagaagaaaaagtggTCTCAACTGTACTTCAACTCCAAGGGGAAGGAATTGGAGTCAACCCTGTGTTGAAACGAATTTCTTCTGACGTTTCCAATGTCCCGAAAGACACACTTTCCCACATTATTGAACTTGTTCTCAAAAGCAACGAGGAAAAAGGTCGCCGGGAGATGAAATCCATAGTCCTAAAGCTCCTTAGAGAGAACAACAGTCTTCCAAGTTACGCGCGTTCCACCGACAGCTGTAATGACATGATATATAGATCATGCAGAAGCTGCTTAGATTCGTTAGTGTCTCTCTTCAAGCAGGCTGCAGAACCAACTTTTGCAGATAAACCAAGCGACGGAAGAGATTCCGTAGTAAAGCATATAGCTCTTGAAGCTGATAACCTTTCGTGGTTGCTTGATATCTTAGTTGACAAACAAGCTGCTGATGAGTTTGCGCTATTATGGGCAAACCAGCAGGAGCTAGCTGTCTTACATGCGAAGTTGCCAATTGTATCCCGTTATCACGTCAGCTGCATTTCCGGAAAACTATATGTCGGCATTGGTAGAGGGGAGTTGTTGCCATTGAAAGACACGCGGCAATTGTTATTGCAAACATGGCTGCAGCCTCTAATGAGTGACTACAATTGGCTACAACACGGATGCAGGTCGTTTGATAGGAAACTTGTCGAGGAAGGAATTGGGAGGACGATTCTCACCTTGCCTTTGGAGGATCAACAAAGTATTTTGCTTTCTTGGGTTGGAAGTTTCTTGAAAACTGGAGATAGCTGTCCTAATCTTCAAAGAGCTTTTGAGGTCTGGTGGCGCAGAACATTCATTAGGCCATATGTCGAAAATCAAGGTAATGCCGTGTCAGATAGTTCGACGATGTCAAAGAAGGACGAATAA